From Chryseobacterium gallinarum, one genomic window encodes:
- a CDS encoding T9SS type A sorting domain-containing protein: MKKTSIYYFPVFIFSAAILQAQSAVLATGMNASDGSGSVSYSIGQIAYLYKGTGPQVQEGLQQAYEVTALSTHEMLSDQEGILLYPNPFKDYLYLDFTTNNYKGSEYQLFDAQGKLIRKDMIIQSKSELNFSSLPSAMYIIRINRNGENIKTFKIIKN, translated from the coding sequence ATGAAAAAGACATCTATTTATTATTTCCCTGTATTTATATTCTCCGCTGCAATACTACAGGCCCAGTCAGCCGTATTGGCCACCGGAATGAATGCATCAGACGGCAGTGGCTCGGTTTCTTACAGTATAGGCCAAATTGCTTATCTCTATAAAGGTACCGGACCCCAGGTACAGGAAGGCTTACAACAAGCTTACGAAGTCACCGCACTCTCTACGCATGAAATGTTATCGGACCAGGAAGGTATCCTGCTCTATCCGAATCCCTTCAAAGATTATCTGTATCTGGATTTTACTACAAATAATTATAAAGGTTCGGAGTATCAGTTATTCGATGCGCAGGGTAAACTGATCAGAAAAGATATGATCATCCAATCGAAATCCGAGCTTAATTTTTCTTCTCTTCCGTCTGCCATGTATATCATCAGGATTAACCGGAACGGAGAAAATATTAAAACATTTAAAATTATCAAAAACTAA
- a CDS encoding LytR/AlgR family response regulator transcription factor, translating into MITPIRCMIIDDDELDRLVLQHYLKKYENLEIVASFDSAEKAIPYLELPIDLLLTETILKGMSGLEFRKLAHKIPACIFVSSHPELAAGAFEINTLDFITKPLTPERFHYSMQRLFDFFKLKEKCESYDAMLGENCIKIKEGGSIFQIQKTDILYLEALKDYTRIITLEKNHCILDSLGNLLHKSFFDSFIRIHRSYAVPRHLIRGKSCHEIELAHHIKLPIGRAYKNNLSFFEL; encoded by the coding sequence ATGATTACTCCTATCAGATGTATGATTATTGATGATGATGAACTGGACAGACTGGTTCTTCAACATTATCTTAAAAAGTATGAAAACCTGGAAATAGTCGCTTCTTTCGATTCGGCAGAAAAAGCTATTCCTTACCTGGAGCTTCCCATTGATCTTTTACTTACTGAAACCATCTTAAAAGGAATGAGCGGCCTGGAATTCAGAAAGCTGGCCCATAAAATCCCTGCATGCATTTTTGTAAGTTCGCATCCCGAATTGGCAGCCGGGGCTTTTGAAATCAATACCTTGGATTTTATCACTAAACCATTAACACCGGAACGGTTTCATTATTCCATGCAGCGGCTTTTTGATTTTTTTAAACTAAAAGAAAAGTGTGAGAGCTATGATGCCATGCTTGGTGAAAATTGCATCAAAATAAAAGAAGGCGGAAGTATCTTTCAAATCCAAAAAACAGATATTCTTTATCTGGAAGCCTTAAAAGATTATACCCGGATTATCACCCTTGAGAAAAACCATTGTATTTTAGATTCTTTAGGAAATCTTCTCCATAAAAGCTTTTTTGATTCTTTTATAAGGATCCACCGTAGTTATGCCGTTCCCCGGCATCTTATCCGTGGAAAGAGCTGTCATGAAATAGAATTGGCACATCATATAAAACTCCCCATTGGCAGGGCTTATAAAAACAATCTATCCTTCTTTGAGCTTTAA
- the hflX gene encoding GTPase HflX yields MLEKKEHNYEKAVLVGVITQNQDEEKLVEYMDELEFLAFTAGATVQKRFTQKLTQPDSKTFIGSGKALEIKEYVKENEIGTVIFDDELSPSQLKNLEREMEVKILDRTNLILDIFAQRAQTSYARTQVELAQYQYLLPRLTRMWTHLERQKGGIGMRGPGETEIETDRRIIRDRITLLKDKLKTIDKQMATQRNNRGKVVRAALVGYTNVGKSTLMNSLSKSEVFAENKLFATLDTTVRKVVIGNLPFLLTDTVGFIRKLPTQLVESFKSTLDEVREADLLIHVVDISHESFEDHIASVNQILMEINAHQKPMIMVFNKIDDFSYEKKDEDDLTPGTKKNISLEEWKKTWMAKSKYPTVFISALTKENFPEMKKLIYDEVMKIHISRFPYNDFLFEYFDNDEEENTN; encoded by the coding sequence ATGTTAGAAAAGAAAGAACATAATTATGAGAAAGCTGTTCTGGTAGGAGTTATTACCCAAAACCAGGATGAAGAAAAACTGGTGGAATATATGGATGAACTGGAATTTCTGGCTTTCACAGCAGGGGCAACCGTACAAAAACGCTTCACTCAAAAACTGACTCAGCCGGATTCCAAAACCTTTATCGGAAGCGGAAAGGCACTCGAGATAAAAGAATATGTAAAAGAAAACGAAATCGGAACCGTTATTTTCGATGATGAGCTTTCCCCCTCACAGCTTAAAAACCTGGAACGCGAAATGGAAGTTAAGATTCTGGACCGTACCAATCTTATTCTGGACATTTTCGCCCAGCGTGCCCAAACTTCTTATGCCAGAACTCAGGTTGAATTGGCACAATATCAATATCTTCTACCACGGTTGACAAGGATGTGGACCCACCTTGAGCGCCAGAAAGGAGGTATCGGAATGAGAGGTCCCGGGGAAACGGAAATAGAAACTGACCGTCGTATTATCCGTGACAGGATTACTTTATTGAAAGATAAGCTGAAGACGATCGACAAGCAAATGGCAACCCAGCGGAACAATCGCGGAAAAGTTGTTCGTGCGGCTCTGGTAGGGTACACCAATGTGGGTAAATCTACCCTGATGAACTCCTTGTCAAAATCAGAAGTTTTTGCAGAAAACAAGCTGTTTGCCACTTTGGATACCACCGTAAGAAAGGTTGTGATTGGAAATTTACCGTTTTTATTGACGGATACGGTAGGATTTATCAGGAAATTACCAACGCAATTGGTAGAATCCTTTAAATCTACCCTGGATGAGGTTCGAGAGGCAGATCTTTTGATCCACGTTGTAGATATTTCCCATGAGAGCTTTGAAGACCATATCGCCTCTGTAAACCAGATTCTAATGGAAATCAATGCCCATCAGAAGCCTATGATCATGGTTTTCAACAAAATTGATGACTTCAGTTATGAGAAAAAGGATGAAGATGATCTTACTCCCGGTACAAAGAAAAATATTTCTCTTGAAGAATGGAAAAAAACATGGATGGCCAAATCGAAATACCCGACTGTTTTCATTTCTGCTCTAACGAAAGAAAACTTCCCGGAAATGAAAAAACTCATTTATGATGAAGTCATGAAAATCCATATTTCAAGATTTCCGTATAATGATTTCCTTTTCGAATATTTCGATAATGACGAAGAAGAAAATACCAATTAA
- a CDS encoding DUF4919 domain-containing protein, which yields MKYYFSLLFLLFSVFGFSQKTRIDLKTIEKNLKNPDSPYNYDKLIFKYKGYPKSLDSIETQHLYYGRNFRNDKVSTSDESFKVLVEAFKQENFENCIRQGKILYDKDPTNLDILLILLRAYDSIKDGTNFMHHLNQFRSLADGIKGSGDGKSEKTAYVVNTMGDEYILLNILNIGKDYTRGSKTARDGMFDIWDKNGNKTYIKILYLDQ from the coding sequence ATGAAATACTATTTTTCTCTCTTATTTCTCTTGTTTTCGGTTTTTGGATTCAGTCAAAAAACCAGAATTGATCTGAAAACGATTGAAAAAAATCTTAAAAATCCTGATTCACCGTATAATTACGATAAACTTATCTTTAAGTATAAAGGATATCCGAAGTCTTTGGACAGCATAGAGACGCAGCACTTGTACTATGGAAGGAATTTTAGAAATGATAAAGTATCAACTTCGGATGAAAGTTTTAAAGTCCTGGTAGAAGCTTTTAAACAGGAGAATTTTGAGAATTGTATCAGGCAGGGAAAAATCTTGTATGATAAAGATCCCACCAACCTGGATATTCTGCTGATCCTTCTAAGGGCATATGATTCTATAAAGGACGGAACCAATTTCATGCATCATCTTAACCAGTTTCGTTCATTAGCAGACGGAATAAAGGGTTCTGGTGACGGAAAATCTGAAAAAACCGCTTATGTTGTCAATACAATGGGAGATGAATATATCCTGCTGAACATCCTCAATATAGGGAAAGACTATACCAGAGGCTCAAAAACAGCCAGAGACGGGATGTTCGATATTTGGGACAAAAACGGAAATAAAACGTATATCAAGATACTTTATTTAGATCAGTAA
- a CDS encoding cation:proton antiporter: MELYYSFSALIVLASIFAYLNYRFLKLPSTIGIMVIAIVVSIFLVLFGETVLPRTFGHLHNLMSSIDFTEVLMGAMLNFLLFAGGIHININDLKEQFRPVVIFSTAGVVISTFVVGFGMFYLLPYVGIKLPFIYCLVFGALISPTDPVAVLSVLKQAKVSKSLETKVAGESLFNDGMAVVVFTVVLQLAVGKEVDLGVENIGLLLLHEAGGGLLLGVLLGWVTSRLMREVDDYIISVLVTLSVVMGGYLIARQMHISGPLTMVAAGLFMGNFNRNFKMKSVTQDYLIKFWELIDEILNAVLFLFIGFELLMIKDLKHFMIPGLVAIIVVLLARFISIWGPTKFTSLRKSFSPQTVKVLVWGGIRGGVSIALAMSIPKSEYSEIILSITYCVVVFSIIVQGLTIAKVANPNQIITEEEQVAGSPENKD, translated from the coding sequence GTGGAATTATATTATTCATTTTCAGCATTAATCGTACTTGCATCCATATTTGCCTATCTTAATTACAGGTTTTTAAAACTTCCAAGCACGATAGGAATTATGGTTATCGCCATTGTGGTTTCTATTTTCCTGGTATTGTTTGGAGAAACAGTGCTGCCAAGAACTTTTGGGCATCTCCATAATCTGATGAGCAGTATTGATTTTACGGAGGTTCTGATGGGAGCTATGCTTAATTTTCTTCTTTTCGCAGGAGGTATTCACATTAATATTAACGATTTAAAGGAGCAATTCCGGCCGGTAGTGATTTTTTCCACTGCGGGGGTCGTGATTTCCACCTTTGTGGTGGGGTTCGGAATGTTTTATCTGCTACCATATGTAGGAATTAAACTGCCTTTTATCTATTGCCTTGTTTTTGGCGCCCTGATTTCACCTACAGATCCTGTAGCGGTGTTGAGTGTTCTGAAACAGGCAAAAGTTTCCAAGTCGCTGGAAACAAAAGTGGCCGGGGAATCTCTTTTCAATGACGGTATGGCTGTGGTGGTCTTTACCGTAGTCTTACAGCTTGCTGTAGGAAAAGAAGTGGATCTGGGAGTTGAAAATATAGGACTTCTTTTGCTGCATGAAGCAGGCGGGGGACTTTTGTTGGGAGTATTGTTAGGCTGGGTTACTTCAAGACTGATGCGTGAGGTGGATGACTACATTATCTCTGTACTGGTGACGCTTTCCGTAGTGATGGGAGGTTATCTTATTGCAAGGCAAATGCATATTTCAGGTCCGCTGACGATGGTGGCGGCAGGATTATTTATGGGGAACTTTAACAGAAACTTCAAAATGAAGTCCGTTACCCAGGACTACCTGATCAAATTCTGGGAATTGATTGATGAAATCCTGAATGCGGTATTATTCCTGTTTATCGGTTTTGAGCTTTTAATGATCAAAGATCTGAAACATTTTATGATTCCTGGTTTAGTGGCTATTATTGTGGTTCTGTTGGCAAGATTTATTTCCATTTGGGGGCCTACAAAGTTTACCTCTTTGAGGAAGAGTTTTAGCCCTCAAACAGTAAAAGTGCTGGTTTGGGGAGGAATTCGTGGCGGAGTTTCCATTGCCCTGGCGATGTCTATTCCTAAAAGTGAATACAGTGAGATTATTTTAAGTATCACCTATTGTGTAGTGGTATTCTCTATTATTGTTCAGGGACTTACAATAGCTAAAGTGGCAAACCCTAATCAGATTATCACTGAAGAGGAGCAGGTGGCAGGCTCTCCGGAAAATAAGGACTGA
- a CDS encoding DNA alkylation repair protein produces the protein MSVLKEIQEALAVLSIPEKAEFFPRFFKTGTGEYGEGDLFLGVTVPDQRSVAKEYYSKTDLRELSKLLSSKYHEHRLTAVFILVLKFEKTKDPVAKEEVIAFYLDHLSFINNWDLVDSGCYKILGRYAFENRKEYLLKDLSESQDMWHKRIAVVGTMYYVKKGFFDLTKELVTRNLKHPHDLMHKANGWLLREIGNKNEAELITYLNQYYKEMPRTSLRYAIEKLDESMRQDYLKGRI, from the coding sequence ATGAGTGTATTAAAGGAAATACAAGAAGCACTGGCTGTTTTATCCATTCCTGAAAAAGCGGAATTTTTTCCACGGTTTTTCAAGACAGGAACAGGGGAATATGGTGAAGGTGATTTGTTTTTAGGAGTGACGGTTCCGGATCAAAGATCTGTAGCTAAAGAATATTATTCAAAAACAGATTTAAGAGAACTCAGTAAGCTTCTTTCTTCAAAGTATCATGAACACAGGCTTACTGCTGTTTTTATATTGGTATTGAAATTTGAAAAAACTAAAGATCCGGTTGCTAAAGAGGAAGTGATTGCATTTTATTTAGACCACCTTTCTTTTATCAACAATTGGGATCTGGTAGATTCGGGTTGCTATAAAATCCTGGGCAGATATGCCTTTGAAAACAGGAAAGAATATCTTCTGAAAGACCTTTCGGAATCACAGGATATGTGGCATAAAAGAATAGCAGTGGTAGGTACAATGTATTATGTAAAAAAAGGATTTTTCGACCTGACGAAAGAATTGGTGACCAGAAACCTGAAACATCCCCATGATTTAATGCATAAAGCAAATGGATGGCTTTTGAGAGAAATAGGAAATAAAAATGAAGCAGAATTAATTACCTATCTGAACCAATATTACAAGGAAATGCCCAGAACAAGCCTGAGATATGCCATTGAAAAACTGGATGAAAGCATGCGACAAGATTATTTAAAAGGAAGAATATAA
- a CDS encoding DUF6122 family protein, whose amino-acid sequence MDCLLWKTCFHYFLHFIFPVFIALLFYRKNWIKAYFILLATMAVDLDHLFANPVFDPSRNSIGFHILHSYYAIAVYFLMLFFKGNIRIVGIGLLFHMLTDFQDFTFWCH is encoded by the coding sequence ATGGACTGTCTGTTGTGGAAAACGTGCTTTCATTACTTCCTGCATTTTATTTTTCCGGTGTTTATCGCGTTGCTTTTTTATCGTAAAAACTGGATAAAAGCTTACTTTATTCTGCTGGCGACCATGGCAGTAGATTTAGATCATCTTTTTGCCAATCCTGTTTTTGATCCGTCAAGAAATAGTATAGGTTTTCACATTTTACATTCTTACTATGCCATTGCGGTGTATTTTTTGATGCTTTTTTTTAAGGGAAATATCAGAATTGTGGGCATCGGGCTTTTATTTCACATGTTGACCGATTTTCAGGACTTTACTTTCTGGTGCCATTAA
- a CDS encoding calcium:proton antiporter, protein MRLKELLHYTYIFPVLAVGYYFSGLMGSGVIYDILAGILLIGSVLSAVHHAEMVAHKVGEPFGTIILALCITIIEVALIISLMVAGGDQAITLARDTVFAAVMLILNGILGICILVGGVKYHEQFFARTSATTYLVSTVSILILTLVLPNFTSSVNGPFYNQAQLIFVSIACLVIYGVFLMVQTVRHRSYFIVPDEHPEEHYVPSLTKTIISFIFLVICLAIVVLMAKGLSDTIESMVQSLGAPKSLVGVIIAAVVLLPEGVAAIRAARANQIQSSLNLALGSALASIGLTIPAVSVVCIIYDIPLVLGLDKKDIILLSLSVFIVMLSLSRGKTNILYGTVLLVNLAAYIFTVIVP, encoded by the coding sequence ATGAGATTAAAAGAACTTTTACATTATACTTATATTTTTCCTGTTCTTGCGGTAGGGTATTACTTTTCCGGATTGATGGGAAGCGGGGTTATTTATGACATTCTTGCAGGTATTTTATTAATCGGAAGTGTACTGTCTGCCGTACATCATGCCGAAATGGTAGCACATAAAGTAGGGGAGCCGTTCGGAACAATCATTCTTGCGCTCTGTATCACTATTATCGAAGTGGCACTTATCATCTCACTGATGGTAGCCGGCGGAGATCAGGCGATCACGCTGGCCAGAGATACGGTTTTTGCTGCTGTGATGCTTATTCTTAATGGGATTCTGGGAATCTGTATATTGGTAGGCGGTGTTAAATATCATGAACAATTCTTTGCAAGAACTTCAGCGACCACCTATCTGGTGAGTACTGTTTCAATTCTTATTCTTACCCTTGTTCTCCCGAATTTTACTTCAAGTGTTAACGGACCTTTCTATAATCAGGCGCAGCTTATTTTTGTTTCCATTGCCTGTCTTGTTATTTATGGTGTTTTCCTGATGGTACAAACCGTGAGGCACAGAAGCTATTTTATCGTTCCTGATGAGCATCCGGAAGAGCATTATGTTCCATCTCTTACCAAAACGATTATCAGTTTTATTTTCCTGGTTATCTGCTTAGCCATTGTTGTTTTAATGGCAAAAGGATTATCGGACACTATTGAAAGCATGGTGCAGAGCCTGGGAGCACCTAAATCCCTGGTTGGGGTAATCATTGCAGCTGTAGTCCTTCTTCCCGAAGGTGTGGCGGCTATACGTGCAGCAAGGGCCAATCAGATACAATCCAGCCTGAACCTTGCCTTAGGATCAGCATTGGCGAGTATCGGACTTACCATTCCTGCGGTTTCTGTAGTGTGTATTATCTACGATATTCCGTTGGTTCTGGGTTTGGATAAGAAAGATATTATTCTGCTTTCCCTCTCGGTATTTATTGTAATGCTTTCCTTAAGCCGGGGAAAAACCAATATCTTGTATGGTACGGTTCTTTTGGTCAATCTGGCGGCTTATATTTTTACTGTAATCGTCCCTTAG
- a CDS encoding group III truncated hemoglobin: MKKLESREDIEHLVNSFYTKVVKDETIGFFFNDIAKVDWDKHLPKMYSFWESVLFGQMTYKGNPMGVHFPINEVRAMEQKHFDRWLELWRTTIEENFVGENADMAIYKSENIARLMAFKMELARRL; encoded by the coding sequence ATGAAAAAGCTGGAATCAAGAGAAGACATAGAACATCTTGTCAATTCATTTTATACAAAAGTCGTTAAGGATGAGACCATAGGATTTTTTTTTAATGATATTGCCAAGGTAGACTGGGATAAACATCTTCCAAAAATGTATTCTTTCTGGGAGTCTGTTCTTTTTGGTCAGATGACCTACAAGGGTAATCCGATGGGAGTTCATTTTCCTATCAATGAAGTCCGGGCTATGGAACAAAAACATTTTGACCGCTGGCTGGAACTGTGGCGCACAACCATAGAAGAAAATTTTGTAGGTGAAAATGCAGATATGGCCATTTATAAATCTGAAAACATCGCCAGGTTAATGGCATTTAAAATGGAACTGGCAAGAAGATTATAA
- a CDS encoding ion channel — MTRGFRKKIRQKNTENSGFGSNASGRFINRDGLPNVQRRGVNVFNRLSWYHTMLNLSSFRFISYLVIAYILINLVFAMIYYLIGVQHLTGIDKSDPLNEFIDVFFFSSQTFTTVGYGRIAPVGFVASLVATFEAFLGLLTFAIATGLFYGRFSRPRAYLRFSDIALIAPFQDAAALMFRLAPYKNNALTDADVIVSVAIEVIENDVPKSNFYRLETQLSKINTLALNWTVVHKIDENSPFYGFSEDDFKNTDIEIIVQVRAFDEVFSNTVVQRSSYVSGEIVYGARFVPMYYPNKENLATILDLDKINEYQKEELPISLGNK, encoded by the coding sequence ATGACAAGAGGATTCAGAAAGAAAATCCGCCAGAAAAATACTGAAAACAGTGGTTTTGGAAGCAATGCTTCAGGTAGATTCATTAACAGGGACGGTCTTCCGAATGTCCAGAGAAGAGGCGTGAATGTTTTTAATAGATTAAGCTGGTATCATACAATGCTTAATCTGTCCTCGTTTCGCTTTATTTCCTATCTGGTGATCGCTTATATCCTTATCAATCTTGTATTTGCAATGATCTACTACCTGATTGGAGTACAACACCTTACGGGAATTGATAAAAGCGATCCGCTCAATGAATTTATTGATGTTTTTTTCTTCAGTTCACAAACCTTTACTACAGTAGGCTATGGAAGAATTGCTCCTGTAGGTTTTGTGGCAAGTTTAGTGGCTACTTTTGAAGCTTTTTTAGGATTGCTTACCTTTGCCATTGCAACCGGGCTTTTTTACGGGAGGTTTTCAAGACCGCGGGCTTACTTAAGGTTTTCAGATATTGCATTGATTGCTCCTTTTCAGGATGCTGCAGCTTTAATGTTCAGATTAGCTCCCTATAAAAATAATGCACTTACAGATGCTGATGTTATTGTATCTGTAGCGATTGAGGTTATTGAAAATGATGTTCCGAAAAGTAATTTTTATAGATTGGAAACCCAGTTGAGCAAAATAAATACATTAGCGCTCAACTGGACTGTGGTTCATAAAATTGATGAAAACTCCCCGTTTTACGGATTCTCAGAAGATGATTTTAAAAATACCGATATTGAAATTATAGTACAGGTTCGTGCCTTTGACGAGGTTTTCTCTAATACAGTGGTTCAAAGGTCTTCTTATGTCTCAGGAGAAATAGTATACGGAGCCAGATTCGTCCCTATGTATTATCCCAATAAAGAAAATCTGGCTACCATTCTGGACCTGGATAAAATTAATGAGTATCAAAAAGAAGAACTCCCTATTTCACTGGGAAATAAATGA
- a CDS encoding YkgJ family cysteine cluster protein: MDLDFYKKQALQKQKDHKKFLDGLKKKPPKDLDYIVRETHEEVFEEIDCLQCANCCKTTGPLYTEKDIERIARHLRMKPADFEAKFLRVDEDNDKVLQNLPCFFLQSDNTCSIYEVRPKACREYPHTDRKKIYQINNLMLKNTVICPAAFEFVERMMKNATK; this comes from the coding sequence ATGGATTTAGATTTTTATAAAAAACAGGCTTTACAGAAGCAGAAGGACCATAAAAAATTTCTGGACGGATTAAAGAAAAAACCGCCTAAAGACCTGGATTATATTGTCCGGGAAACGCATGAGGAAGTTTTTGAAGAAATAGACTGCCTGCAATGTGCCAATTGCTGTAAGACAACAGGGCCGCTTTATACAGAAAAAGATATCGAGCGTATTGCGAGACATCTCAGAATGAAGCCTGCAGATTTTGAAGCCAAATTTTTAAGGGTGGATGAAGATAACGACAAAGTATTGCAGAATCTACCTTGTTTCTTCCTGCAAAGTGATAATACCTGCTCGATTTACGAAGTGAGGCCCAAAGCATGTCGCGAATACCCTCATACAGACCGTAAGAAGATTTATCAGATTAATAATCTGATGCTTAAAAATACGGTGATATGTCCCGCAGCATTTGAATTTGTAGAAAGAATGATGAAAAATGCTACAAAATAA
- a CDS encoding iron chaperone yields the protein MKNTFRNIDEYILLFPIEVQEKLMGLREFIHAQVSGLEEYIGYQMPAFKYKGKPLVYFAAYKQHIGFYPGAEGIKKFEKDFKDRKYTYSKGAVQFPIDLNIPFDLVKKITDVKIQEIEQKNPEIQDSRIRVYYSTVLFSSFYLSSLLYL from the coding sequence ATGAAAAACACCTTCAGAAATATTGATGAATACATCCTCCTGTTCCCTATAGAAGTTCAGGAAAAGCTCATGGGCCTCAGAGAATTCATTCATGCTCAGGTTTCCGGTCTTGAAGAATACATCGGGTATCAAATGCCTGCTTTTAAATATAAAGGCAAGCCACTGGTATATTTTGCAGCCTATAAACAACATATCGGATTCTATCCCGGAGCAGAAGGTATAAAGAAGTTTGAAAAAGATTTTAAAGATAGAAAATATACATATTCTAAAGGAGCTGTACAATTTCCAATTGATCTGAATATTCCATTTGATCTGGTCAAAAAAATTACAGACGTCAAAATACAGGAAATTGAACAAAAAAATCCTGAAATACAGGATTCCAGGATTAGAGTTTACTATTCTACTGTTTTGTTTTCTTCTTTTTATCTTTCTTCTCTTCTTTATCTTTAG
- the gdhA gene encoding NADP-specific glutamate dehydrogenase encodes MEQYNIDQKIQEFIAKIEAKNPNEPEFLQAVKEVAVTVIPFIATKKEYNGMKLLERMAEAERIIIFRVPWVDDKGEIQVNRGFRIQMNSAIGPYKGGIRFHPTVNLSVLKFLAFEQVFKNSLTTLPMGGGKGGSDFDPQGKSDMEVMRFCQAFMTELCKHIGPETDVPAGDIGVGAREIGYLFGQYKKIRNEFTGVLTGKGLAYGGSLIRPEATGYGVVYFAEQMLKTIGQDFKGKTVTVSGFGNVAWGVIKKATELGAKVVTISGPDGYIYDKDGISGEKIDYLLELRSSGNNRAEDYAKKYPSAEFHAGKRPWEVKCDVAFPSATQNELDLDDARKLVENGCVCVTEAANMPSTLDAINYFLDSKVLFSPGKASNAGGVATSGLEMTQNSIRLNWTSEEVDARLKEIMIGIHKACRDYGKDEDGYVNYVKGANIAGFVKVAEAMLAQGVV; translated from the coding sequence ATGGAACAATATAATATTGACCAGAAAATCCAAGAGTTTATTGCAAAAATTGAAGCAAAAAATCCTAACGAACCGGAATTCTTACAGGCTGTAAAAGAAGTTGCCGTAACTGTAATTCCATTCATTGCTACCAAGAAAGAATATAACGGAATGAAGCTGCTTGAAAGAATGGCTGAAGCTGAAAGAATTATTATTTTCAGAGTTCCATGGGTTGATGACAAAGGAGAAATTCAGGTTAACAGAGGTTTCAGAATTCAGATGAACTCTGCTATTGGACCATACAAAGGAGGGATCCGCTTCCATCCTACCGTAAACCTGTCCGTTCTTAAATTCTTAGCCTTTGAGCAGGTATTCAAAAACTCTTTAACAACATTGCCAATGGGTGGTGGTAAAGGAGGTTCAGACTTTGATCCACAAGGAAAATCTGATATGGAAGTGATGCGTTTCTGCCAGGCATTCATGACTGAATTGTGCAAGCATATCGGTCCTGAAACAGACGTACCTGCAGGAGACATTGGTGTAGGAGCAAGAGAAATCGGATATTTATTCGGGCAATATAAGAAAATCAGAAACGAATTTACTGGAGTCCTTACAGGAAAGGGACTTGCTTACGGAGGTTCATTGATCCGTCCTGAAGCTACAGGATACGGTGTAGTATACTTCGCTGAGCAAATGCTTAAAACGATCGGACAAGATTTCAAAGGAAAAACGGTAACGGTATCAGGTTTCGGAAACGTAGCATGGGGAGTTATCAAAAAAGCAACTGAACTTGGGGCCAAAGTAGTGACCATCTCTGGTCCTGACGGATATATCTATGACAAAGACGGTATCAGCGGAGAAAAAATCGATTATTTATTAGAACTTAGATCTTCAGGAAACAACAGGGCTGAAGATTATGCTAAGAAATATCCATCAGCTGAATTCCACGCCGGAAAACGTCCTTGGGAAGTGAAGTGTGACGTAGCGTTCCCTTCTGCTACCCAGAACGAATTAGATTTAGATGATGCCAGAAAATTAGTTGAAAACGGATGTGTTTGTGTAACTGAAGCAGCTAATATGCCTTCTACACTGGATGCAATCAACTATTTCCTGGACAGTAAGGTATTATTCTCTCCTGGTAAAGCTTCTAACGCCGGAGGTGTTGCTACATCAGGATTAGAAATGACTCAGAACTCTATCCGACTTAACTGGACTTCTGAAGAAGTTGATGCAAGATTAAAGGAAATCATGATCGGTATCCACAAAGCTTGTAGAGACTACGGAAAAGACGAAGACGGTTATGTAAACTATGTAAAAGGAGCAAATATCGCAGGCTTCGTAAAAGTAGCAGAAGCAATGTTGGCTCAGGGAGTTGTGTAA